DNA from Microvirga ossetica:
ACCGCCTCCTCCGAGTTGCTGCGGTCGTCGTACTCGACGATCTCGACCGGAACCCGCTTGCCGGAGAGCATGATCCCGCCGGCGGCATTCACTTCCTTCACCCAGAGCTGGTAGTTCGGCAGCGTGGTGATGCTGGCACCGCCCGTATTCGGGCCGGTCTTCGAGATCGCGTATCCGATCTTGATGGAGTTCTGGGCCTGGGCCGAAGCCCCGGCAACAAGGCAGCTCGCAGCGGCGAGCAGGGCAACGGCATGACGCCGTGTCACGTAACCGGTCATGGTTTCCTCCAGGGGATATTTTGTTGAGGCTCTCGTTTCGGACTCGGCCCTTGACGAGCCTGAGCTTACGCTTCCTCTCGGGCATGCAAATTGGACAATATTGGCGAAAGATTGTACGTATCCGGCATGACCGCCAGGCCCAGCCTTCGACCGCGCCCCACCAAGGCACAGACCGTCCGGGCCGAGGCGATTTGGGTTGCGCCCACCGCTGTCCTGCACGCCGAGACCATTGCGCCTTCGCTGTCGGAGCGCGAGTGGGTGCTTCCGGGAGACGGCGGCGAACCGCGGGCTCACGCATTCCTCATCCTGTCCCGCGGCGGCATTCTTCGGGGATCCGAAGTAGAGACGGAGCTGCCCTCACCCTTCCTTCTGTGGCTCCCGAGCCATGGCGGGAAGACGGTCCGCATCGATGCCGGTGCTCGGGGCTACATGCTCTCGGTGGATGACGACTTCCTGACCAGGACCGTCAGCAGCGCCCCCGAAGGTTCGCTCCTGCGTCCTGTCCTAAACCGGCTCATTCTCCTGCCGTCCCAGCGCCTGCAGGAGCGTGCCGACGAAATCGCCCACTCTTTTCGGGCCCTGGCCCGGGAGGTGCGAAGCCCGGATCGCGTCTCCATGGCCATTCTCGGCGCGCATCTGACGGTGATCGGCCTGCATATCTGGCGGCTGGCGCAGGGCGATTCACCGGCGGAGGCCGGCCTGCGGGGTACGGGGCATCACGTCCTGCAGCAGTTCCGGCAACTCGTCGAGCTCCGGTATCGCGAGCATTGGAGCGTCGGGCGCTATGCGGCGACCCTCGGGGTGACGGAGGACCGGCTCCATGCGGTCTGCGTGCGCAATGCCGGCCATCCGCCGCGCGCGCTCGTCTGCGACCGCGTGATCCAGGACGCCTGCATGCGCCTCCAGCAGATGGACGTGCCCATCGAGCAGATCGCGTTCGGCCTCGGCTTCAAGGATCCGGGATACTTCAACCGGTTCTTCAAGAAGCATGTCGGCATACCGCCGGGCGTCTATCGTCGCCGCGTCAAGGCGCAGCGCGCCGGCAGCACCGGCTCCTATGCCGCGTGGCCGTAAATGGCAGGTAGAAACATCGCCTTCTGGTATTTCCTGCCAGAGATCTATCATCCTTGATTTAGGTCAAGGCCCGTTGCCGGACTTGCATGCAAGGTCCCGGTATGACCCCGGAACTCATCGCTCGCTACGACCAGCGCGTCCCGCGCTATACCAGCTAACCGACCGCTCCCCATTTCAGGCCCGAGATCACAGCGGAGACCTACGAATCCTGGCTCGGGGAACTGGCGCAAGACAAGCCGTTGTCGCTCTATCTGCACGTCCCTTTCTGTGCGGAGCTCTGCCTCTATTGCGGCTGCAACACCGCCGTCACGCGCAGCTACAAGGCCGTGGCTTCCTACGTGGAGTGCCTGGAACGTGAGATCAGTCTCGTTGCACAAAACCTGCCCGGTCGTATGGCCGTTTCCCACATTCATTGGGGCGGGGGTACCCCGACCATTCTCTCACCGGACGACCTCCGGCGGATCTCATGGCATCTCGGTGCAGCCTTTGCGATTCTTCCCGACGCAGAGATTGCGGTCGAGATCGATCCGCGGACGATTACCCCGGAGCATGTGAAAGCGCTTGCCGCCTCCGGCCTCAACCTCCTCTCTCCTGACAGCTCTCAGCGTGAAGCGGAAGACCGTTCCCTTGCCCCGGTCCGACTCGGCCCAGATCTTTCCGCCATGAGCCTCGACGATCGTCCGGCAGATCGACAGGCCCACCCCCATGCCATGCTTCTTCGTGGTTACGAAGGGCTGAAAAAGCTGAACCGCCACTTCGGCGGCAAGTCCCGGCCCCGTATCCTCGACACTCAACTCGACATGGGCGTCGTCGACGAGCCGCGTGGCTACCTTGAGCTCCCGGCGGGATGTTTCCTGCATGGCCTCGATGGCATTGCGGATGAGGTTCAGCAGAACCTGCTGGATCTGGATCCGGTCGGCAAGCACGAACGGCGCATCTGGGTCGAAATCGAAAGCAACCCGGACGCCCTGCTCCTTGGCTCCCACGAGAGAAAGGGCGCTCGCCTCCTCGACCAGCTTCGGCAGGTTTTCGATATGGCGCTCGCTCTCCCCGCGGGCCACGAACTCGCGCAGGTGGCGGATCACCTGCCCTGCCCGCAGTGCCTGCTCACCCGCTTCGTTGACCGCGTCCCGGAGCATGGGCACCGCCTCCCCCTCCATCCGCTCCAGGATCCGGCGGCAGCCCTTGAGATAGTTCGTGATCGCCGTCAGGGGCTGGTTGATTTCGTGGGCGAGTGTCGAAGCCATCTCGCCGAGTGCAGTAAACCGCGACATGTGGACGAGTTCGGACTGCAGCTCCTGCGATTGTGCAACGACAATTTTTGTGTCCGGGTAGCGCCATCTACGATGTCTGGCGTTTTCGCGCGGGCTTGGGCTGGTGCAGGCGCCGCCGGACATTGGGCTTCAGGGCGTTCCTGACGTCCTTGTCCGTGAGCGCCAGGTCGAACCATTCCGGATCGAAGTGGCCGCCGCACCAGACCCGGGTCTCGGTGTGCTCGCGATCATCCGGATCGGCCATGATGGCGAGAAAGCGCTCATAGCCACTGACGCCGCCAACGTCTTCTGGCGGCCTGGCACGGGCTCCCGCAATAGAGGTCCCAAAGCGAGGGGGCGTATCGAGGGCCAGCAGCTTCTCGATCTCCACGGTGTGCAGCCAGCTGTCTCCAAAGTCATAGAGATAGGTAAAGCATGTGCCCGGCTCCCGGTCGAAGTCGCGCAACCGCACCTCACGCTCGTCGAACACTCGCGGGTCATCCTCGAAAGCCCCGTCCTCGAGCAGTTCCGGATCGCCATAGCGCAGGCCACCAATGTGGAACTCGTGCAGGTGGGAGTCCCACCAGTTGAACGCGGCCTGGATCGCAAGGTGCAACTGTCCCAAGTGCCACGTCCACGGCACCACCAGCCGCCGCCACACGCGCGGGTCGATCTCGGCCAGCGTGATCTTGATGTGGAGGGCGTTGGGATCTTTCCAGGACATGCCCCAGTGGACCTGTCACCGTGGGCGGCGTCAACTATCTGACCGCGTCCAACGACAATTAGACAGCGGCGCTCTTGGCCTGCGTCGCGGTCCGGCGTCGGTAGCTCTCGGTGTTGAGTTCCAGAATGGTGGCGTGGTGAACCAAACGGTCGATGGCCGCGACCGTCATGGCGGGATCTGGGAAGATCTGATTCCAGGTGCTGAAGGGCTGATTGCAGGTTGTGATCAGAGAGCGTCGTTCATAGCGCTCGGCAATCAACTCGAACAGGACGCTCGTTTCCGCCTGATCTTTGCGCACGTAGCCGAGGTCATCGAGGATCAGGCAATCGAAGCGGTCGAGTTTGGCCAGGGTCGCCGGCAGGTTCAGATCGCGCCGGGCGGCTTGCAGCTTCTGGACCAGGTCGGTGGTACGCGTGAACAACACCCGCTGGCCGGCCTCGATCAGAGCCGTGCCAATGGCCGCGGCGAGGTGCGTCTTGCCGGTCCCAGAGGGGCCGAACAGCAGAATGTTGGCGCCCTGGTCGAGCCAGGCATCCCCGTCTGCCAGCGCCAGGACCTGCGCCTTGCGCGGGCTCGGCACCGCGGAGAAGTCAAAGGTCGCAAAGGTCTTGCCAGGGGGCAGATCGGCCTCGGCGATATGGCGGGCAATCCGTCGACTGTGC
Protein-coding regions in this window:
- the istB gene encoding IS21-like element helper ATPase IstB is translated as MTRSSSAAPPVDTAKLPVLLTTLRLPTISRLWQEIGARADAEGWGSARFLAALCEHEIHERHSRRIARHIAEADLPPGKTFATFDFSAVPSPRKAQVLALADGDAWLDQGANILLFGPSGTGKTHLAAAIGTALIEAGQRVLFTRTTDLVQKLQAARRDLNLPATLAKLDRFDCLILDDLGYVRKDQAETSVLFELIAERYERRSLITTCNQPFSTWNQIFPDPAMTVAAIDRLVHHATILELNTESYRRRTATQAKSAAV
- a CDS encoding helix-turn-helix domain-containing protein yields the protein MTARPSLRPRPTKAQTVRAEAIWVAPTAVLHAETIAPSLSEREWVLPGDGGEPRAHAFLILSRGGILRGSEVETELPSPFLLWLPSHGGKTVRIDAGARGYMLSVDDDFLTRTVSSAPEGSLLRPVLNRLILLPSQRLQERADEIAHSFRALAREVRSPDRVSMAILGAHLTVIGLHIWRLAQGDSPAEAGLRGTGHHVLQQFRQLVELRYREHWSVGRYAATLGVTEDRLHAVCVRNAGHPPRALVCDRVIQDACMRLQQMDVPIEQIAFGLGFKDPGYFNRFFKKHVGIPPGVYRRRVKAQRAGSTGSYAAWP
- a CDS encoding plasmid pRiA4b ORF-3 family protein codes for the protein MSWKDPNALHIKITLAEIDPRVWRRLVVPWTWHLGQLHLAIQAAFNWWDSHLHEFHIGGLRYGDPELLEDGAFEDDPRVFDEREVRLRDFDREPGTCFTYLYDFGDSWLHTVEIEKLLALDTPPRFGTSIAGARARPPEDVGGVSGYERFLAIMADPDDREHTETRVWCGGHFDPEWFDLALTDKDVRNALKPNVRRRLHQPKPARKRQTS